The following coding sequences are from one Planctomicrobium piriforme window:
- a CDS encoding TIM barrel protein, with protein sequence MLPASRRDFLKCAAGLAVGSALTIPGWQSQSVAGTRENKGKIFKSNKGGFIGSDEAGTVQTLEEYKRLGFDGIEGESPGLNVAALNAAKGKVDFPVHGLVDSIHWKQRLSSPDPAIREAGLQGLLKAIHDSKAVGGTTVLLVPGKVTGPDETHDDVWKRSIIEIRKAIPVAESQGIKILIENVWNGFCETPEQMRDYVDEINSPWVGVYFDIGNVRKFGKPEEWIALLGPRIGKLDVKDWGVKNGFCRLGEGDVDWPAVRAALKQIQYTGWATREGKDKSLADTAELMNELLDL encoded by the coding sequence ATGTTGCCTGCGTCGCGACGGGATTTTCTCAAGTGTGCCGCTGGGCTGGCTGTCGGATCCGCTTTGACGATCCCTGGCTGGCAATCGCAATCTGTCGCCGGGACGCGTGAGAACAAAGGCAAAATCTTCAAGTCGAACAAAGGAGGCTTCATTGGCAGTGATGAAGCCGGGACGGTTCAGACGCTTGAGGAATATAAACGCCTCGGCTTCGACGGCATTGAAGGTGAGAGCCCAGGCCTCAATGTCGCGGCGCTGAATGCGGCGAAAGGCAAGGTCGATTTTCCGGTGCATGGTCTGGTCGACAGCATTCACTGGAAGCAGCGGCTTTCATCACCTGATCCGGCGATCCGCGAAGCAGGTCTGCAGGGGTTGCTCAAGGCGATTCATGATTCGAAAGCCGTCGGCGGGACAACGGTGTTGCTGGTCCCAGGTAAAGTGACTGGCCCGGACGAGACGCACGACGATGTCTGGAAACGTTCGATCATCGAGATCCGCAAGGCGATCCCGGTTGCCGAGTCGCAGGGGATCAAGATCCTGATCGAGAACGTCTGGAACGGCTTCTGCGAAACGCCGGAGCAGATGCGGGACTATGTCGACGAAATCAACAGCCCTTGGGTGGGGGTCTACTTCGACATCGGCAACGTCCGCAAGTTCGGCAAGCCGGAAGAGTGGATTGCCCTGCTTGGCCCGAGGATTGGCAAACTCGACGTCAAAGACTGGGGCGTGAAGAACGGCTTCTGCCGCCTGGGCGAAGGGGACGTCGACTGGCCGGCAGTGCGGGCAGCACTCAAGCAGATTCAATACACGGGCTGGGCCACGCGGGAAGGGAAAGACAAATCCCTGGCCGACACCGCCGAGCTGATGAATGAATTGCTCGATCTTTAG
- a CDS encoding OsmC family protein has protein sequence MDARELRALQTPFKQRYQQDPQSALVTLTASATINLPTLTCRLEQTGPSFETTGLHPMAGGDGLSACAADMMLQALAGCAGVTFAAVATALEIPVTTARLRIEGDLDFRGTLGISRDVPVGFQEIRVQFELTADAPDEKLTKAVELAERYCVVAQSLKAVKASWKRGET, from the coding sequence ATGGACGCCAGAGAGTTGCGGGCACTGCAGACGCCGTTCAAGCAGCGCTACCAGCAAGACCCCCAGTCTGCCCTCGTCACGCTGACTGCCAGTGCGACGATCAATCTGCCGACGCTCACCTGCCGGCTGGAACAGACTGGCCCCTCTTTTGAAACGACCGGACTCCACCCGATGGCCGGGGGAGATGGGCTTTCCGCCTGCGCTGCGGATATGATGTTACAGGCTCTGGCGGGCTGTGCCGGAGTCACCTTCGCCGCCGTCGCCACCGCGCTCGAAATCCCCGTCACAACGGCCCGACTGCGTATTGAAGGCGATCTCGATTTTCGCGGCACGCTCGGAATCAGCCGCGATGTCCCCGTCGGCTTTCAGGAGATTCGGGTGCAATTCGAGCTGACCGCCGACGCCCCCGACGAAAAACTGACCAAAGCCGTCGAACTCGCCGAACGCTACTGCGTCGTCGCCCAATCACTCAAAGCGGTGAAGGCGAGTTGGAAACGAGGTGAGACGTGA
- a CDS encoding TetR/AcrR family transcriptional regulator has translation MPKPSHREKLLEEGFKVLLSQGYNGASVRDIVRAAGAPQGSFTNHFGSKEAFAEEVLERYFSLVSTKIEKTLRNDSLAPLKRLRVWLDAQIEFLEQSEFRSGCLIGNFTLESSNQNASIHRRLVEIIQDIEGSLVYCLKAAVKVGELPVSTNVHDIASFIYSSWQGAIVQAKVEQRVEPLKRFKKVLFGQVLR, from the coding sequence TTGCCCAAGCCATCGCATCGTGAAAAATTGCTGGAGGAAGGTTTCAAGGTTCTGCTTTCGCAGGGGTATAACGGGGCGAGCGTGCGTGACATCGTACGAGCCGCGGGGGCCCCACAGGGATCGTTTACCAACCATTTCGGCTCGAAGGAAGCGTTCGCCGAGGAAGTGCTTGAGCGGTACTTTTCGTTGGTCAGCACCAAGATTGAAAAAACGCTGCGGAACGATTCGCTCGCACCTCTGAAACGCCTGCGCGTCTGGCTCGACGCGCAAATTGAGTTTCTGGAACAATCCGAATTCCGCTCAGGGTGCCTCATCGGAAACTTTACGTTGGAATCGAGCAACCAAAACGCTTCGATTCATCGGCGGCTTGTGGAGATTATTCAGGACATTGAGGGATCGCTGGTGTATTGCTTGAAAGCAGCGGTCAAGGTCGGGGAACTTCCTGTGTCCACCAACGTGCACGACATTGCCAGCTTTATTTACTCTTCGTGGCAGGGTGCGATCGTGCAGGCGAAGGTTGAGCAGCGTGTCGAGCCTTTGAAGCGTTTCAAGAAGGTCCTGTTTGGCCAAGTGCTGCGATGA
- a CDS encoding HAMP domain-containing sensor histidine kinase → MSSRIENSKHGSSQTAGEGRLWSLRSALLTSHLFLISLVVFGFGLSLYWTLRWSIYRQVEADLLAVAHMLVKDLEQERDGDAPALTIPETYFHRFGPAPRDHAYVALWDDTGKLVTGTDPLPPHALPVKKPIPRTGPHPFVARAHGHFLDVIVPAQRGGQLLVGRPLAKEYDALWRLVFSLVLVGSFCLLLGGMGAWWLARRLARPLTRMSDTAQGISSRNLSQRLQPPYGTEEAASLALGFNSMLDGLQAAFERQARFTADASHELRTPVSVILSQSEHSLSRERSIPHYQEALTTCRNAAQRMRTLVDDLLLLARADSGHLSLRHEAMDLAEVVQSTVEPLQSLADGAGIRLELQLAPAHMQGDPVRLGQVASNLVTNAIKYNVPRGDVLVRVQSANGQAILTVQDHGQGIPLEDQPNLFERFYRVDRARTHEGDTGSGLGLSLVAEIVAAHRGVIEVASEPGVGTTMTVRVPSP, encoded by the coding sequence ATGTCATCCCGGATTGAAAACAGCAAGCACGGCTCATCACAGACCGCCGGGGAAGGCAGGTTGTGGTCGTTGCGATCGGCACTGCTGACGTCACATCTGTTCCTGATCTCGCTGGTGGTGTTCGGCTTTGGACTGTCGCTGTACTGGACTTTGCGCTGGTCAATCTATCGCCAGGTGGAAGCAGATTTGCTGGCCGTCGCCCACATGCTGGTGAAAGATCTGGAACAAGAACGCGACGGTGACGCCCCTGCGCTGACGATCCCTGAGACATATTTCCACCGCTTCGGCCCTGCGCCACGCGATCATGCGTATGTCGCGTTGTGGGATGATACGGGGAAACTGGTCACAGGGACTGATCCGTTGCCGCCGCATGCCCTGCCTGTGAAGAAGCCGATTCCGCGGACCGGCCCGCATCCTTTTGTGGCCCGCGCTCATGGACATTTTCTGGATGTCATTGTCCCGGCCCAGCGCGGCGGACAGTTGCTTGTGGGGCGGCCCCTGGCGAAGGAATACGACGCGCTGTGGCGACTGGTGTTTTCGCTCGTGTTGGTGGGAAGTTTCTGTCTGCTGTTGGGTGGGATGGGAGCGTGGTGGCTGGCGCGGCGACTGGCTCGTCCACTGACTCGGATGTCTGACACTGCTCAAGGGATCTCAAGTCGCAATCTCTCGCAGCGATTGCAGCCCCCTTATGGGACGGAAGAAGCCGCGAGTCTGGCGCTTGGCTTTAATTCCATGCTCGATGGCCTGCAGGCGGCGTTTGAACGCCAGGCCCGATTCACGGCCGATGCCTCGCACGAACTGCGAACGCCGGTCTCGGTGATTTTGTCGCAGTCGGAACACAGTCTGTCGCGCGAGCGGAGTATCCCGCATTATCAGGAAGCGCTGACGACTTGTCGGAATGCCGCACAGCGGATGCGGACGCTGGTCGACGACCTGTTGCTGCTGGCGCGAGCGGATTCAGGCCATCTGTCACTGCGACATGAAGCGATGGATCTCGCAGAGGTCGTGCAATCAACGGTCGAGCCGCTGCAATCGTTGGCTGACGGCGCAGGCATTCGACTGGAACTTCAACTCGCCCCGGCCCACATGCAGGGAGACCCCGTCCGACTCGGTCAGGTGGCGAGCAATCTGGTCACCAACGCCATCAAGTACAACGTCCCTCGGGGAGACGTGCTGGTCAGGGTGCAAAGTGCGAACGGCCAGGCGATTCTGACGGTGCAGGATCACGGACAAGGAATCCCCCTCGAAGACCAGCCCAATCTCTTCGAACGCTTCTATCGAGTCGACCGTGCCAGAACACATGAAGGCGACACCGGCAGCGGCCTGGGGTTGAGTCTGGTGGCTGAAATTGTTGCCGCTCATCGCGGGGTGATTGAGGTGGCGTCGGAGCCGGGTGTGGGGACGACGATGACGGTGAGGGTGCCGAGTCCATAA
- a CDS encoding SDR family NAD(P)-dependent oxidoreductase, whose product MAQLGDKSALITGGSRGIGAAIAKRLAADGARVAITYTKGADAAASVVKDIEQAGGKAIAIMADATDAKAVHAAVEKTVASFGGLDILVNNAGTAIPKLFEESTLEEMDQVINLNIRGVFVATHAALKHMRDGGRIIAIGSCVGERNMTPGLVAYAATKGAIKMFVQGLAREVGDRKITVNNVQPGPIDTDLNPAVGDWATPQIANTALKRYGNVDDIAAMVAFVAGPEASYITGASLTVDGGTNA is encoded by the coding sequence ATGGCACAACTGGGCGACAAATCAGCACTCATTACTGGCGGTTCCCGGGGAATTGGCGCGGCCATCGCCAAGCGGCTTGCGGCCGACGGCGCGCGTGTGGCGATCACATACACGAAGGGGGCTGATGCGGCCGCGTCGGTCGTTAAGGACATCGAGCAAGCCGGCGGGAAAGCGATTGCGATAATGGCAGACGCCACCGACGCCAAAGCCGTGCACGCGGCAGTTGAAAAAACGGTCGCTTCCTTCGGCGGGCTGGACATTTTAGTGAACAACGCCGGAACGGCCATTCCTAAGTTGTTTGAGGAGTCGACGCTCGAGGAGATGGATCAGGTCATCAATCTCAACATCCGCGGCGTGTTCGTCGCGACGCACGCGGCGTTGAAGCACATGCGGGACGGCGGCCGCATTATCGCGATAGGCTCGTGCGTGGGCGAGCGCAACATGACGCCCGGGTTGGTGGCGTATGCCGCCACGAAGGGTGCTATCAAAATGTTCGTCCAGGGGCTCGCCCGCGAGGTTGGCGATCGCAAGATCACTGTGAATAACGTTCAGCCGGGGCCCATCGACACGGATTTGAATCCGGCCGTCGGCGATTGGGCCACACCGCAGATCGCCAACACCGCGCTAAAGCGCTACGGGAACGTGGATGACATCGCCGCGATGGTGGCGTTTGTCGCCGGTCCGGAAGCGTCTTACATCACCGGCGCGAGCCTGACGGTAGACGGCGGAACTAACGCTTGA
- a CDS encoding RusA family crossover junction endodeoxyribonuclease: MQKFEFVIPRRPLSVQAKNAKHRQEWKDYVHDLARQAWPEDELLVQSPVCLTLIVIYESVIIDVDNVIKPIQDALRNVVYFDDSLVSDVISRRRNLNTQFVLENVSPVLAHGLELAAEFVYVCVTDAPPQEILNDPVDATDL, from the coding sequence ATGCAAAAGTTTGAGTTCGTCATTCCGCGTCGCCCGCTGTCCGTGCAGGCCAAAAACGCGAAACATCGGCAGGAATGGAAAGACTATGTTCACGATCTGGCCCGACAGGCCTGGCCGGAAGATGAGCTTCTCGTTCAGTCGCCTGTCTGTCTGACATTGATCGTCATCTATGAAAGCGTCATCATTGATGTCGACAATGTGATTAAGCCGATTCAGGATGCGTTGAGAAATGTTGTCTACTTCGACGACAGCCTGGTCAGTGACGTCATCAGTCGCCGCAGAAACCTCAATACCCAATTTGTGCTGGAAAATGTCTCGCCGGTTTTGGCGCACGGATTGGAGCTCGCCGCCGAGTTTGTGTACGTCTGCGTTACTGACGCTCCACCGCAGGAGATTCTGAATGATCCAGTCGATGCAACAGATCTATGA
- a CDS encoding STAS domain-containing protein has protein sequence MQTTLDRRVALDQIYGVTVISFVGSSVALHGDLVQAISGPLLETAADEHPRILLDLKSVEFFNSSFIELLFRIWNRIRGKESAQFALCNVHPYCREVLDVTNLTTVWKLFPTRDDALNAMQSEQLATVEH, from the coding sequence ATGCAGACCACACTTGATCGCCGCGTTGCTCTCGACCAGATTTACGGGGTCACCGTGATCTCGTTCGTCGGGTCGTCGGTCGCCTTGCACGGCGACCTGGTTCAGGCGATTTCCGGCCCGTTACTGGAGACGGCCGCGGATGAGCATCCCCGGATTCTGCTCGATCTGAAGTCAGTCGAATTCTTCAATTCGTCGTTCATCGAACTGCTGTTCCGGATCTGGAATCGCATCCGGGGAAAAGAGTCGGCGCAGTTTGCACTCTGTAACGTGCACCCCTACTGCCGTGAAGTGCTCGACGTGACGAACTTAACCACGGTCTGGAAGCTGTTCCCGACCCGGGACGACGCGCTGAACGCCATGCAGTCCGAGCAGCTGGCGACTGTAGAGCATTAA
- the serA gene encoding phosphoglycerate dehydrogenase, with amino-acid sequence MYRVLVTDSLSQQGLDLLKSFKEIEVVYSPGMKPADLKVALKDADGIVIRSGTKLTADVLDGQTRLKVIARAGVGVDNVDLPTATRQGIIVSNTPDGNTISTAEHSIAMMMALCKCIGPASQTMREGKWDRKSFTGAQLAGKTVGVIGLGRIGIAVAKRCRGLEMTVLGYDPFLSEEKAAQLGIELYRDLDAMLVKCDILTVHTPLTEETKGMIGAKRLAALKKGVRIVNCARGGIVDEEALADAIESGHVGGAALDVFTKEPPPEGFRLTKLPQVLSTPHLAASTDEAQEQVALEAADIVANFLTKNEIRSAVNMVPISGKELEAARSYLDLAYRLGLLLAQLTKGESVKGARLQFKGDVATKPVKLIASAFTSGLLSAALDTNVSIVNADMNAADRGLPITTISSTEAGAFATLISVTAETDKGAKTIAGTTFGNDFLRLVRIDDFQLDSYLDGLMLIFWHKDVPGVIGAIGTAFGKHGVNISHMAVGRKSKTPGGGAVAILNLDNKPSEEALKEVAGHPDILGLQLVSLPVAGAPLPWLGL; translated from the coding sequence ATGTACCGCGTGCTCGTCACCGACAGCTTGTCCCAGCAGGGCCTCGACCTTCTCAAAAGCTTCAAAGAAATCGAAGTGGTCTATTCGCCGGGCATGAAACCGGCCGACCTGAAGGTGGCGCTCAAAGACGCCGACGGCATCGTGATCCGCAGCGGCACGAAGCTCACCGCCGACGTGCTGGATGGCCAGACCCGACTGAAAGTGATCGCCCGGGCCGGAGTGGGGGTCGATAACGTCGACCTGCCGACCGCAACCCGCCAGGGAATCATTGTTTCGAATACGCCGGACGGCAACACGATCAGCACGGCCGAACACTCGATCGCCATGATGATGGCGCTCTGCAAGTGCATTGGCCCTGCCTCGCAGACCATGCGGGAAGGAAAGTGGGACCGCAAGAGCTTTACCGGCGCGCAGCTCGCCGGCAAGACGGTCGGCGTCATCGGCCTGGGCCGCATCGGCATTGCCGTCGCCAAGCGCTGCCGCGGACTGGAAATGACGGTCCTCGGCTACGACCCGTTCCTCAGTGAAGAAAAAGCGGCCCAGCTCGGCATCGAGCTGTACCGCGACCTCGACGCCATGCTGGTGAAGTGCGACATCCTCACCGTGCATACGCCGTTGACGGAAGAGACCAAGGGGATGATCGGCGCCAAGCGCCTGGCCGCTCTCAAGAAGGGCGTCCGCATCGTGAACTGTGCCCGCGGCGGCATTGTGGATGAAGAAGCTTTGGCCGACGCGATCGAATCCGGCCATGTGGGTGGTGCCGCGCTGGACGTGTTCACCAAGGAACCGCCTCCGGAAGGCTTCCGCCTGACGAAGCTGCCGCAGGTGCTCTCGACGCCGCACCTCGCCGCCTCGACCGACGAAGCCCAGGAACAGGTGGCACTCGAAGCCGCCGACATCGTCGCCAACTTCCTGACGAAGAACGAAATTCGTTCTGCCGTGAATATGGTTCCCATCTCTGGCAAGGAGCTGGAAGCAGCCCGGTCATACCTGGACCTGGCCTATCGCCTGGGACTGCTGCTCGCCCAGTTGACCAAGGGCGAATCGGTCAAGGGGGCGCGACTGCAGTTCAAAGGGGACGTTGCGACCAAGCCGGTGAAGCTGATCGCCAGCGCATTCACCTCGGGTCTGCTCTCGGCTGCACTCGACACGAACGTCAGCATCGTCAACGCCGACATGAACGCCGCGGACCGCGGACTGCCGATCACGACGATCTCGTCCACCGAAGCGGGTGCGTTCGCCACGCTGATTTCCGTCACGGCAGAAACCGACAAGGGTGCGAAGACGATCGCCGGCACGACGTTCGGAAACGACTTCCTGCGTCTCGTGCGGATCGACGATTTCCAGCTCGATTCCTATCTCGACGGCCTGATGCTGATCTTCTGGCACAAAGACGTGCCAGGCGTGATCGGGGCCATCGGCACCGCGTTCGGAAAGCATGGGGTCAACATTTCGCACATGGCTGTCGGCCGGAAATCGAAGACGCCCGGCGGCGGGGCTGTGGCGATCCTCAACCTCGACAACAAGCCTTCGGAAGAAGCGCTCAAGGAAGTGGCCGGGCACCCAGATATTCTCGGTCTGCAACTGGTCAGCCTGCCGGTCGCCGGCGCGCCGCTCCCCTGGCTCGGGCTGTAA
- a CDS encoding response regulator transcription factor, with amino-acid sequence MRVLVIEDHPDLRRLLIGMLEDDGYVVDAAADGLDGLAKAQTWPYDAVVLDLMLPKIDGWKLLDELRNTHQTPVLILSARDALDDRVRGLDLGADDYLTKPFERDELLARVRALIRRSAGQSTSIIEIGELTLDFRTRRVKKGADEIPLTAREYGLFAYLALHRGKVVSREELYDHLFDENDEALSNLLDVYISYLRKKLGASVIETRRGLGYVIPD; translated from the coding sequence ATGCGCGTGCTTGTGATTGAAGATCATCCCGACTTGCGACGGCTGTTGATCGGCATGCTGGAAGATGACGGCTATGTCGTCGATGCGGCGGCCGATGGCCTCGATGGTCTCGCCAAGGCTCAAACCTGGCCATATGACGCGGTGGTGCTGGACCTGATGTTGCCGAAGATCGACGGCTGGAAGCTGCTCGACGAATTGCGAAACACGCATCAGACGCCGGTGCTGATTCTCTCGGCTCGTGATGCACTCGATGATCGCGTGCGAGGTCTCGATCTTGGCGCGGATGATTATCTGACGAAGCCGTTCGAACGGGACGAACTCCTCGCCAGGGTGAGGGCACTCATTCGGCGGTCGGCCGGGCAGTCGACCTCGATCATCGAGATCGGTGAATTGACGCTCGATTTCCGGACGCGTCGGGTGAAAAAGGGGGCTGACGAGATCCCGCTGACGGCGCGGGAATACGGATTGTTCGCTTACCTGGCGTTGCATCGCGGCAAGGTCGTTAGTCGCGAAGAGCTGTACGATCACCTGTTCGACGAGAACGACGAAGCCTTATCGAATCTGCTCGACGTGTACATCTCGTATCTGCGAAAGAAGCTCGGCGCGAGCGTGATTGAAACGAGACGGGGACTGGGCTATGTCATCCCGGATTGA
- a CDS encoding OB-fold nucleic acid binding domain-containing protein has product MFLTKKPGAWVLLFSGLAVAWGLSPALQAQPRTEPAARPQMEGEEMLSGKVTELLKNDHDDVDGLLLDNGLQIHFPPHIGRKVVELVGKGDRVEVEGRKETLPRGEVVFEARRIESQGETIMVDRPAPPRGPKGKGRFEKPMNADGVISEMHENHRGDIDGFLLEDETEVKFPPHLSAELQELVQAGDEVRVEGRRHVTPHGDVHLHADRIIAVASGKTLERDEPGAGPGPRPAPPAKPSRDAGIDRDAGPTNAEIMKELRELRKLVERQEKQ; this is encoded by the coding sequence ATGTTCCTGACGAAAAAGCCGGGCGCATGGGTGTTGTTGTTCAGCGGACTGGCCGTCGCGTGGGGATTGTCCCCGGCGCTGCAGGCACAGCCGCGCACGGAACCGGCGGCACGGCCGCAAATGGAGGGGGAAGAAATGCTGAGTGGAAAAGTGACTGAACTGTTGAAGAACGACCATGACGACGTCGACGGCCTGCTGCTCGACAACGGATTGCAAATCCATTTCCCGCCGCACATCGGCCGTAAGGTGGTCGAACTGGTGGGAAAAGGAGACCGAGTCGAAGTGGAAGGCCGTAAGGAAACGCTCCCTCGGGGAGAAGTGGTGTTCGAAGCCCGTCGTATTGAAAGCCAGGGAGAGACGATTATGGTTGACCGACCTGCTCCGCCGCGCGGCCCCAAGGGGAAGGGCCGCTTCGAGAAGCCGATGAATGCCGACGGGGTCATCTCCGAGATGCACGAAAATCATCGCGGCGACATCGACGGCTTTCTGCTGGAAGACGAAACCGAAGTGAAATTCCCGCCGCACCTGAGCGCGGAGCTGCAGGAACTGGTTCAGGCCGGGGATGAAGTCCGCGTGGAAGGCCGACGGCATGTGACGCCGCATGGCGACGTGCATCTGCATGCCGACCGCATCATCGCCGTCGCCAGCGGGAAAACGCTGGAACGAGACGAACCCGGAGCCGGCCCAGGTCCTCGACCGGCTCCGCCTGCCAAGCCATCGCGTGACGCCGGAATCGACCGCGACGCTGGCCCGACGAACGCCGAAATCATGAAAGAACTCCGAGAACTGCGGAAGCTGGTCGAACGGCAAGAGAAGCAGTAA
- a CDS encoding serine/threonine protein kinase, whose amino-acid sequence MTSNHDPLTIYCPACNEAFLGRLGDSCCPRCGMQAPEHASSSLNTIHISMEDLNPVEFDAHGKDDLHHLSGTEIDRYRLQSLLGKGGMGWVFLAQHQQLNRPCAVKILSPSLVRKDPDYLERFHVEGQAAASLNHANIVTIHAIGQSNGRHFLEMEFVPGRSLQRVVSENPLLPTRAATIALGIANGLAAAHRVGIVHRDLKPDNVLLTHHGIPKISDFGLAKRLHGSAVKEGPGTLAGTPHFMAPELFLGEPATPASDVYALGVSLFVMITGRVPFTGDGFADLAHSIQHDAAPNIRDLKPDVPLELCECLGLMMEKSPTNRPANGIEASQLLQAVLGQVRDVESLLHTAFDHEPHVEWVREGARYRFCVTLPNGRRQIVFVETSDHDLTERLLQIYSLCCPAESHFHREALRLNSEIPHGAIALRDINGTEYFVTLNNYPLGTVDAEEIRRSVLELAEYADSIELKLTGEDRN is encoded by the coding sequence ATGACTTCGAACCACGATCCCTTGACCATCTACTGCCCCGCCTGTAACGAGGCGTTTCTCGGGCGGTTGGGGGATTCGTGTTGTCCGCGGTGCGGGATGCAGGCTCCGGAGCATGCCAGTTCGTCGCTGAACACGATTCACATCTCGATGGAGGATTTGAATCCCGTCGAGTTCGATGCGCATGGCAAGGACGATTTGCATCATCTGTCCGGGACGGAAATTGATCGCTACCGTCTCCAGTCGCTGCTTGGCAAAGGGGGGATGGGCTGGGTCTTTCTCGCCCAGCATCAGCAACTCAACCGTCCCTGTGCGGTGAAAATTCTTTCGCCTTCGCTGGTGAGAAAAGACCCGGATTACCTCGAACGTTTTCACGTCGAAGGTCAGGCCGCCGCATCGCTCAACCATGCCAACATTGTGACGATCCATGCCATCGGCCAGTCGAACGGACGTCACTTTCTCGAAATGGAATTCGTCCCAGGCCGCTCACTGCAACGCGTTGTCAGCGAGAATCCCTTGCTCCCCACCCGGGCAGCGACCATCGCTCTCGGCATCGCCAACGGTCTCGCCGCCGCCCACCGCGTCGGCATCGTGCATCGCGACCTCAAGCCCGATAACGTACTGCTGACGCATCACGGCATTCCCAAAATTAGCGACTTCGGCCTGGCCAAACGCCTGCATGGCAGCGCCGTCAAGGAAGGCCCCGGCACGTTGGCCGGTACGCCGCACTTCATGGCGCCCGAGCTGTTCCTGGGAGAACCGGCCACCCCTGCCAGCGACGTCTACGCCCTCGGCGTCTCGCTGTTCGTGATGATCACCGGCCGCGTCCCGTTCACCGGCGACGGCTTTGCCGATCTCGCCCATTCGATCCAGCACGACGCCGCGCCGAACATCCGCGACCTGAAACCCGACGTGCCGCTGGAACTTTGCGAATGTCTCGGGCTGATGATGGAGAAAAGCCCGACGAATCGACCTGCCAACGGCATCGAAGCCTCGCAGTTACTGCAGGCGGTGCTCGGTCAGGTCCGCGACGTCGAATCGCTGCTGCACACCGCCTTCGATCACGAACCGCACGTCGAATGGGTTCGAGAAGGCGCGAGATACCGGTTCTGCGTGACCCTGCCGAACGGGCGACGACAAATCGTCTTCGTCGAAACCAGCGACCACGACCTCACCGAACGCCTGCTGCAGATCTACAGTTTATGTTGCCCGGCGGAAAGCCATTTCCACCGCGAAGCACTACGACTCAATTCCGAAATCCCCCACGGCGCCATCGCCCTCCGCGACATCAACGGCACAGAGTACTTCGTGACACTGAACAACTACCCGCTCGGCACCGTCGACGCCGAAGAAATCCGCCGCAGCGTGCTGGAACTGGCAGAGTATGCGGATTCGATTGAGTTGAAATTGACGGGGGAAGACCGGAATTAA